The genomic DNA ATATCAGCTGCCGCTTATTAATGTTCATTTAGGGAGTACGcataaaccaaaaataaaaacGTGCCTGTCGTCTGGTTTGAGGGCTCTCTGCAAGCCGCTGTCTGTAATCAGCCAAAGATTATTTGTGAGGGAAGCAACCCAAAGTGTTTTTGTAGTTTTCGGTTTGTACTTCGATCCGCTCCACTCTTAAAACCCCGGGCAAAACCAGTATGCTgacatagggctgggcgatatggagaaaatcaaatatcacaatatttttggccaaatacctcgatatcgatacaacaacgatattgtagcgttgactattggtgctttcacaaaatatttacacaatgagattgttgataaataatcatcagtaatgtggatataatgactaagtgggtaaaggcaaataatagaagagctagaacagtctggtaagttcagaaaatgacatcactttactgtaatgcagcctgtaaaaccagtaaaagacaacacgtATGCCACATCACGATATTACTATATCCAAAATctaatatctagtctcatatcacgatatatataatatcgatatattgcccagctctatgcTGGCTTGGCTAAGCAATAGGGTTAGACTTAAAATGGCCTTAGATTAAGGTGGATACGTGGGTCTGTAGTGATAGGTTAGGTCAAACAGAAATCGGTTAGAGTGGAGGCAATGTCAGACTAAAGATGGAAACAGAGCCCAACAAGTTGACGGTTCTGTCTGATATCAGGCAACAGTGATACAACTTCTCCAGTAAAACGATCTGGCTTATGGCGTCCCATCAGTTTCAGGAGTCAGAACATCCCAGTTGAACTTCCATTCACATCATATCAATAACTGAAGCTGATCGACGTTATAGTTTGGAATCAGCAGCTTCTTATTTGGATCAAGTAGCTCGTAAACGACGAGGAGACTCCAACTGTTATTTCAATGTGTATGATAAATATTGAATCAAAATTTCATATCCTCTGCTgctacacttttttttaaatgtattttttatttgttaccaTGTATAATGAGCTCATCTGACAAAAGTTTATTtaggaatgaatgaatgaattagaaTGGCACTCAAAATCTGTTTCTGGCTCTTCAGCCTTGACATTTCATCTGAATCTCTCCGCAGTCCTGAGACTTTAAGTTACTTTCAAATTTTCGTTAAATTTGATACTGGGTTCCGATTGGATAACACGCGGTCACATTTCAACCCCAACTGCAAAGCCAGGTTGTCCTTTATTAGGTTCAAAGTACACCTTAAGTTTCATATCTCTTAGTTAAGACAGTCGGGCCACTGCATCctatgcatactgtatgtttaatgattaaaaaaaaaaagagatgcatTAGGTTATTTCTTTAATTAGGGCCACCTTAAATAAATATAAGTCCAGATCCCTGCAAATGCCTGTGTAATAGACTGCTGCATCTTTTCTTCTGGGCCATACACACTTCATATTGCATGTCATCAGCTGACGGAGCAAATTGCTAGTGCTTCCTTTTGTAGCCGCAGCTATTTCCCAACAGCATTTGCATTACGCTTTGTTTTGCTCTGTATCAGGTTTACTAAGGCCCAAGTGTGCACACCACCGAGATGGCATCTAGCTTTTGTGCCAGCTCTTCCACATCTGCcctgttgacattttttttccaacactTAAGGAACAcagcgacttattgggactttgtcttattcaccgtatcccccagagttagataagtccctacatacccttctcatctccgtgcgtgttgtaactctgtctgacgcacccaccactagcctagcttagcacagatcctggaggtaaccggctccatctagcctactgctcccaataagtgacaaaataatgccaacattttcctatttacatgttgtgatttgtatagtcacagcgtgtacaaataacaaggtcacatgagacacagccatcttctaaccgtatacaaactgggaactatattctcagaaaggcgaagcactgctactctctgctcctcaccacggggcttctcaggtgctgtgagcaaatcactccgcccaagaagaagtagcactgcttcgtcttctgagaatatagttcccagtatgtatacagttagaagatggctgtgtctcatgtgacgttAATtatacacgctgtgactatacaaatgacaacatgtaaatagaaaAATGTTGGCGTTGTTTTGTCACTtactgggagcagtaggctagttggagccggttacctccaggatctgtgctaagctaggcggTGGGTGAGTCAGACagagattattattttatttatttatttatttatttttttttttaaatcgtattaatcgcatgccgccatttattaatttattttcacttcactcggctttgcgtcgtgcctaacaggctactattttgccgtacttcctcgtaacacatcctgctgctgcaggaatagcaacgcggatttcggtgcctcattctgtgTCACAAATTCTAGTcacaaatgtgtgactagattaaatatataataaacaaatacaaatcttaaaatcaagttcataaagtaattttctttgcattaatttgattcccaatcaagatacactggtaagaacggctttccattgttaatatgtacttaaaaacagttctgaaatgcaaaataatagaattttaatcatgtgataaaacatgcgattaatcgcgattaactatagaaattcaacgattaatcgcgattaagaaaatgtaattgtttgacagccctagtatggacttatctaactctgggggatacggtgaataagctaaagtcccaataagtcggcgtgttcctttaagtagtTTTCTGAGTTAGCCTGGGCACTCTTTGTTAATCACCAAACGGTTTGTTGTTTTACTTTCAGGTGCCGTGAAGGGGGCAGCTACAGCCTGTCAGAAGGAGTTAATGAATCAAACATACCGGCATTACTTAAATTAGGCTGGTGAGGGTTAAATAATGTAGGTTTTGGTCAATTTTCAATTCATTACCCAGCCCTATTTTAAGTCTTGGAAAGCACAGAGGCACATTTATCTAAAACAGTACTCTTAACTGTGTCAACTAACCTACGTGTCAACGTGGGAAAGCAGCGATGTAATCTCCGGGCCCATGTGGCCCACGGCCTTGGCTGCCTCCAGGATGGCTCTCCGGTACATCCCTTTCTTCTTGCGGTTGAAGCGGGACCTGAAGAGCTCCCTGAAGGGCGACAGTTTGGCAACGGAGAGCTGGGAAGTGGTGGGTGAGCCAAACCACGCCACCTTGGCCTGGGGCCACTGGGCCTCGCAACTGGCCGTCTCCTGTTTGCGGATGCCGCTGATGCTGAGGACGCGTGCTGGCCACCAGGGGAAGCCGTGAATCTTCCCCCACACAATGTCGCCCACCGCCACGGCGTGACCCTCTTCCGTTACACACTTTGTCATGCTGCGGGTGTGAAGCCGCACTGTAAGCGGCGGCACTGTCTTGCAGTCTTCCCGTGAGGGTACAGAAGATGAGGTTACGGACAGGTCTTCACCTGGGGCCAGATCGCACAGCTCTGGTGAGGTGCCGTCAGAGCTGAAGGACTTGGACTCATCAAGACTGTCGCTGCTGCAGACCGACAGGCTCGAAGAATCCGCTTTACGCTTACGGAAATTGATGAGAAGGGTGAGGTCGCTGTGGCCGCGCTCCGCCTCCTCTCCTGAACTCCCCGACCACAGCTCCAGGGAGTTTTTACCTTCCCCTGAGTCTTCAGAGTGGGGGAGGCAGGGACCGGGAACCCTGGGGCTTCGTCTCCTGGCGCCTCCTACGAGTTCTGCCTCATACTCGACCACACTCTCCTCCCCTTCCCTCTGAGGGGGTCTCAAGTGGATCTTTGGAGAGGGTAGGTCCTGACCCACGGTTGTATAAGGCCGGGTTAGTTTGAGTTTGGGAATGGAAACGGTGAGGCCAGACCTGGTGGCATCTAAAATGTGCCGTTGCTCCTTGGTGGGATCAGAAGGCGTCTTGccattttctcccacaccattCTGCACCAGTTGTTTGGGGCAGAATGGCTTGACTGAACCGTGGACTCTCGCGGGGATCTTCATGACCTCCCCCTTGCCCTGTGGAGTGCTGTAGGAGATCTTTATGACAGGACTGTGGGGGATAACGTCAGCTCCGGGGAACTTTTCCCCTTCGGCTTCCCCCCTTTTGTCCTTCCTGAGGCGCTTGCTGTCAAGGCTGGTGCCGTTTTCACGTCTCTTAGTGTCCTTGGTTGCAACTACATCCAATTTCCTCGACAGCTTAGAGGGGGTATCCTTGTCATCGCCGTCGTCGTCGCTCTGTAGCGCATTCTCTTTTCGTGAAGTCTTAGTGTTGCTCATGCCATCTTTGCTGTCCTCGTCACTATTCAGTGTGTTCTTGCACTTTTCACACAGTACCTGCCGTGGCCGCAGACGGATAGTACTCATGGTCATGCGGCCCGGCTCTCGTGACCGCCTCTTCTTTCTTTTGATTGGTCGCGGAGGGGGCTGAGGTACCCATTGGCTGTAGCTGTGGCGCACCCATAAGGGCTGAGGGAAGGGGGCTCCTTCAAAATAAGGAGGGTAAGGAGTCTGTCCAGCTGGCACTGGTGTGGGTACAGGGCAGGGGAGAGGGGCAGTAGGTATGCTGATTTCTGGGAGAGTGTTTTCATCCTTTGGTCTATACGAAGCCTGGCTGGGAGATTTGGAAACCGGCTCCTCACTCAGAACTTCTGGGACTTCACAAGCCCGTGTAGATATCGGGCAGTCCCCAGGTTTCGCTGTGATATCTGGTAGACAGAATAGCCCAGTCCTAAAAatgaagaagagaaaagaatAAATGAATAACTGTGTGCCTCACTGAGCTTCACTAGAGTGCTACAGTGAAGTTTATGCAAGCCAACACAAACAGTCTTGTTACACATGACAAGCATTTCttgaattttttttgttgttgacagATTTCCTCAACAAGAACATACTGTTCTGCCGCACTTGTATTTCACCATGTCAGATAACTTAAGGCCTGTGGGATAGCACAAATCAAATACCTTGCTTTTTCAATTaagccaaaagaaaaaaagagcaccCAAAGCTGTTCAAAGCCTTCCCTGTAGATGGCTTACCACACAACCTGTTTTACCATTTATTTTGCTTTGACTGGACAAACTGATACCACTCTCTCTGTCACCTGTATGCTAAAAATTCTTTACGTGTGGGGGTTGGGGTCTGAGAGCTGTCCTGCTGCCTTAGGCCACAAAAATGGAGCAGTAGTATCACTGACTCTCTGAGTGATTTTAtgtgtgctttgtttttttatactctAGGACTAGCAAACATGTCCAAAGAAGGCCCAAGTGCCAGGGAGACGTATAGATCTGGCAGGCAACAGTAACACGGCTGTGCTGCTTTAGTCAGGAGACAGCAGACAAAGAGACTACAGGATGCCCAgga from Sander lucioperca isolate FBNREF2018 chromosome 15, SLUC_FBN_1.2, whole genome shotgun sequence includes the following:
- the pwwp2b gene encoding PWWP domain-containing protein 2B isoform X2; protein product: MEAVAEELRAGSRVPVTIDQIVNDTLVVTLTYRERSYTGILLDCDKKTGLFCLPDITAKPGDCPISTRACEVPEVLSEEPVSKSPSQASYRPKDENTLPEISIPTAPLPCPVPTPVPAGQTPYPPYFEGAPFPQPLWVRHSYSQWVPQPPPRPIKRKKRRSREPGRMTMSTIRLRPRQVLCEKCKNTLNSDEDSKDGMSNTKTSRKENALQSDDDGDDKDTPSKLSRKLDVVATKDTKRRENGTSLDSKRLRKDKRGEAEGEKFPGADVIPHSPVIKISYSTPQGKGEVMKIPARVHGSVKPFCPKQLVQNGVGENGKTPSDPTKEQRHILDATRSGLTVSIPKLKLTRPYTTVGQDLPSPKIHLRPPQREGEESVVEYEAELVGGARRRSPRVPGPCLPHSEDSGEGKNSLELWSGSSGEEAERGHSDLTLLINFRKRKADSSSLSVCSSDSLDESKSFSSDGTSPELCDLAPGEDLSVTSSSVPSREDCKTVPPLTVRLHTRSMTKCVTEEGHAVAVGDIVWGKIHGFPWWPARVLSISGIRKQETASCEAQWPQAKVAWFGSPTTSQLSVAKLSPFRELFRSRFNRKKKGMYRRAILEAAKAVGHMGPEITSLLSHVDT
- the pwwp2b gene encoding PWWP domain-containing protein 2B isoform X1, with the protein product MEAVAEELRAGSRVPVTIDQIVNDTLVVTLTYRERSYTGILLDCDKKTGLFCLPDITAKPGDCPISTRACEVPEVLSEEPVSKSPSQASYRPKDENTLPEISIPTAPLPCPVPTPVPAGQTPYPPYFEGAPFPQPLWVRHSYSQWVPQPPPRPIKRKKRRSREPGRMTMSTIRLRPRQVLCEKCKNTLNSDEDSKDGMSNTKTSRKENALQSDDDGDDKDTPSKLSRKLDVVATKDTKRRENGTSLDSKRLRKDKRGEAEGEKFPGADVIPHSPVIKISYSTPQGKGEVMKIPARVHGSVKPFCPKQLVQNGVGENGKTPSDPTKEQRHILDATRSGLTVSIPKLKLTRPYTTVGQDLPSPKIHLRPPQREGEESVVEYEAELVGGARRRSPRVPGPCLPHSEDSGEGKNSLELWSGSSGEEAERGHSDLTLLINFRKRKADSSSLSVCSSDSLDESKSFSSDGTSPELCDLAPGEDLSVTSSSVPSREDCKTVPPLTVRLHTRSMTKCVTEEGHAVAVGDIVWGKIHGFPWWPARVLSISGIRKQETASCEAQWPQAKVAWFGSPTTSQLSVAKLSPFRELFRSRFNRKKKGMYRRAILEAAKAVGHMGPEITSLLSHVDTLRTEERSPRFF